The sequence CCTACGCGGTTGGCCATATCTCCGGTGGGCATTTCAACCCGGCCGTTTCGCTTGGGCTAGCAGTGGCAAGGCGCTTTGTCTGGCGCGACTTGCTGCTTTACTGGTTTGCGCAGGTCCTGGGAGCGACGCTGGCTGCGGCAGCCCTATATGCTGTCGCTTCTGGCAAAGTGGGCTGGATCGCAAGCAACTTTGCCAGCAATGGCTATGGTGTCCTCTCACCAGGTGGCTATTCGTTGACGGCGGCATTGGTGGTTGAAGTAATTCTGACGGCTGGCTTCATTCTCGTGATCCTCGGGTCAACGGCTGCCCGTGCGCCGCAAGGCTTCGCCCCGTTAGCCATCGGCCTCACGCTAACACTAATCCATCTCGTCTCGATCCCGGTCACAAATACGTCGGTCAACCCAGCGCGTTCGACCGGTGTGGCACTTTTTGCCGAAACGAACGCGTTAGGTCAGCTTTGGCTGTTCTGGATCGCGCCCTTGCTGGGGGCCACGATCGGCGCGCTGGTCTGGCGCGTGATTGGTTCTGACGACGAGGTGGGATGAAAGCCGATTCACAAGTGTGATCTTACTCTGAAGGGCATCGAATGCTGAAAGTGGCTTTTGGCGGAACGTCAACGCAATGGCTTCGAACGGCTATCGCGCTCTGCCGCGCATTTTGCTGCCTTGTTGGCCTGAGTTACTCAGTCCCAAAAGCGATGGCCGCTACGGTTCAAATAAGCAGTACGGAGCTTGTGACGATTTCTGGTGTCACCGCATATGATCCTCAGTCACTAGCTTCGACTGCGGCAGCGCGTCTGAGACTCAGCAACCGGGCAGAAACAGTCGAAGCACTGGCGGACACAATTGAGGTTATCTACCGGCAAGATGGCTTTCTTTTTGCCGAAGTTGCTGTGCTGAAAGACACTGCCGGCCGAAAGTCCATTGCAGTAGATGAGGGAGTGGTCGACGCGGTCAAATTCGATGGCTTGAAGCCCGATCTCGCAAGCGCCGTTTCGAGGATCCTTGCTCCCGCAGTGCGTAAAGCGCCCGTGCGCCAAAAGACATTTGAGCGATCGCTCGCACTCGCCTCAGACCTTGCTGGCCTGCAGGTGCAAGCACACTTGGCCCCAGAGGGTGACAAGTCGATCTTGTTTATCGAAGGCAGCGTTCGCAAACAGTCGGGTGTTGCGGGAGTGGAGATGATACCGACCCGTCCTGGATACGCCTTGCGCGGGTTTGTATCACAGGAGTTTTACGGCCTGGGCACACCGGGTGACCTGACCAGATTGACCGGCCTTGTCTCGCGTGAGAATGGCGGCGGCATGTCGGTAGCTGCGTTCGGCACGTACCGTGCGCCCGTATCGGCTGACGGAACCTACATTGAGCTATACGCCGGCAACGTGGTTGGTCGCCGAACCTTCAGTGACGATCAGACAACTTACAGGCTCCGTGGCTTTACGGCCGGGGCGCTGATTGGCCTTGTTACACGCAGAGATCTCCAGAATTTCTCATACCTTATTGTCGAGGGCGAATACCAGAAGACCAGATCGCTGTTCGGGCTCAATCAAGCGGAGAGTGAGGCCTTTTCTACGCGGCTGCACTGGACCCACGGGTATGATTATGTCCGAGGTGGCATTTTGCGGTGGGGACTGACCGCGTCGGCAGGAGTGCGACCGGACGATGACAAGCCGACCTTTACCGATGGACCGCGCAGTTTCGCACATCTGCGTGGCGAATTTGGCATGGTGCGCGTGATCAGCCGAGATAGCAATTCCACCATCCGGTTCGACGGCAGGGCGCAGATTTCGGCAACCACCCTGCCGGAGGTCGAACGGTTCTCAATGGGGCACGCACCGTTCCTGCGGAGCTATGCGCCCGCCGAAGTTGATGGTGATAGCGGGGTTTCCGGTACGATCGAGTTCAGTAGGGCATTCGAGAATCTGCATTCCGGCCGGATCGAATCGATCGCGCCTTTTGCTTTCCTCTCAGGCGGCGTAGCCTGGCTGGAAAAGCCCCGTCAGGTATTCAACGAACGAAGGTCATGGCAGATCGCATCCACAGGGATCGGGGCCGACCTCCGTTTTGGTGGGTGGCAAATGTCAAGTTGGATCGCTTTCCCGTTTTCTGATGGGCCTCGCACAGCCGCTGGCGATCCGGCATTTTACTTATCCATAACAAGGGGTTGGTAGATGTTGACGCGGCAAATCCAGCTGCTTGTCAAGTTGGCGGTGGGGATCAGTGTTACCACGGCGGCGTATGGGGAAGGCAACCATAATGGTTGGTGTCAGGGCGTTGGCAACAAGCATCAGAGCACCGCGTGTGCCGGCGGCGTACCCACGATAACCAACCCTCAACAACCGCAACCGATTGTCAACACGATCAGCGTTTCGGTGGTGGGTGGCACAACGGAGACTTTGACACAGCCCCTGCTGCCACAGCTGCAGAACAACGATTCAACGATTCAGCTTCAGCCGCTGGTCCAGCCGCCGCTGCCAAACCAGGGGCCGACCGTGGTTCCGCCGCTGCAGCAACCTCCGGTCGTGCAGCCGGTGCTTCAGCCGGTGCTCCAGCCGCCCCTGCCGAACCAGGTTCCAACCGTGGTTCCGCCGCTGCAGCAACCTCCGGTCGTGCAGCCGGTGCTTCAGCCGCCGCTCCAGCCGCCCCTGCCGAACCAGGTTCCAACCGTGGTTCCGCCGCTGCAGCAGCCGCCGGTCGTGCAGCCAGTGTTTCAACCGCCGCTGGTCCAGCCGCCGCTGCCAAACCAGGGGCCGACCGTGGTGCCGCCGCTGCAGCAGCCGCCGGTCGTGCAGCCAGTGCTTCAACCGCCGCTGGTCCAGCCGCCGCTGCCAAACCAGGGGCCGACCGTGGTGCCACCGCTGCAGCAGCCGCCGGTCATGCAGCCAGTGCTTCAACCGCCGCTGGTCCAGCCGCCGCTGCCAAACCAGGGGCCGACCGTGGTGCCGCCGCTGCAGCAGCCGCCGGTCGTGCAGCCAGTGCTTCAACCGCCGCTGGTCCAGCCGCCGCTGCCAAACCAGGGGCCGACCGTGGTGCCACCGCTGCAGCAGCCGCCGGTCATGCAGCCAGTGCTTCAACCGCCGCTGGTCCAGCCGCCGCTGCCAAACCAGGTTCCAACCGTGGTTCCGCCGCTGCAGCAGCCGCCGGTCGTGCAGCCAGTGTTTCAACCGCCGCTGGTCCAGCCGCCGCTGCCAAACCAGGGGCCGACCGTGGTGCCGCCGCTGCAGCAGCCGCCGGTCGTGCAGCCAGTGCTTCAACCGCCGCTGGTCCAGCCGCCGCTGCCAAACCAGGGGCCGACCGTGGTGCCACCGCTGCAGCAGCCGCCGGTCATGCAGCCAGTGCTTCAACCGCCGCTGGTCCAGCCGCCGCTGCCAAACCAGGGGCCGACCGTGGTGCCGCCGCTGCAGCAGCCGCCGGTCGTGCAGCCAGTGCTTCAACCGCCGCTGGTCCAGCCGCCGCTGCCAAACCAGGGGCCGACCGTGGTGCCACCGCTGCAGCAGCCGCCGGTCATGCAGCCAGTGCTTCAACCGCCGCTGGTCCAGCCGCCGCTGCCAAACCAGGGGCCGACCGTGGTGCCACCGCTGCAGCAACCGCCGGTCATGCAGCCTCCCAGCGGAAACCGCCCTGACCGCTTGCCGCGACCTCAAAAGCCGGCCGTGACCTCACAAATGCAACCAACCAACAATGGGGATAAGATAAATCGCCAAAACATCATTTCTTCGGAACTCGGCAGATCACTTCCGACGGCACGAGATGTGCTATCAGGTACGCGCGAATACCAGTGTATAAATAGCGGCTTTGGGCGTCGCTATCGCCTTCTACCTAATGGCAAGCTTATGGCGATCGGGCTTTCTCCGATTGTGCGATCGCCAGACAATGTTGCACGCGACGTTCCTGCGGTGACCAACAGAACGGCTGAATGCGTTGTTTCGCGAGAGCGCCGGTGGAGACCCAACAGCGATACAGATGAGTGAGGTGAATTAAAACCAACTAAGGTTGGTGGATCGGGTGACAACGGACAGAATTCATCTCAGTCCACGCCAATTCAACCAGCAACGCTTTTGCGATGATCGACAGACCTTCAAGTGCCGCTGCACTGGCCTATTGGTAATCACTCGTAGCCTAGGCGCTCGCACTCAAAGCCAATGCTCTGTCTATATGAGACGAGTTTCGATTCGTCTGATAGGTCTCTGAATGTGGATGGCTTAAGGGATATCGCAAATGGCTAGATTTTAAACGGGCGCCTCTATCTCCGGCCAATAGCCCGCACCAAGCCCCCAGTTATTGCTGTAAAGCGGCTGAATGCATGACCGCTTATGACGAACCAATCCGAAGCAGGGAACGACAGCATTTTCAGCGAGAGCCGACTCCGCGCGCATGTCTGCTTTGTCGTCGTGTCCGGACAGTCCTCTGTGGATGGCTCCCGCGTTGCAAGTGTAAAGTGATGATCTGGCCGTTGGTCGGGTGCAGTCGTCTGTCCGGCCTGTTGATGCAGTCGGTGTAGACTGCTGGCCCTGATGGATTCCGCGAACAAGGTCCGATCGGCTTTGCAGGCTATTACGCCTATGACTGTCCTTGGGTTGTCCTTGTTCCCGGTCCGACCGGTTTTGCCATCACATCCTTCGCTCTCACAACATCGTGAAGCTGATCTCCTCAGCTAAGCTCTTGATCTAGGCTACCGCCAGCATAGGCGCATGCCCGCGTTCGAAGACGCCGCCGCGCGCCATGATCGCCCAAGCGATCCGCGCCATCTTGTTGGCGATGGCGACCGTGGCGACGCGCGCGGGCTTTCTGGCGAGCAGAGCGACAAAGCGCGGATCGACCGTGCTGGGTTTCTCCTTGGCGTATCGGACCAGCGCGGTTGCGCCGACAACCAGGAGCTGCCGCAGATATCTGTCGCCCATCTTGGTAATGCGCCCCAGTCGCTCCTTGCCGCCACTCGAGCTCTGCCGCGGGGTCAGCCCCAACCAGGCGGCGAACTGGCGTCCTGACGAGAACTGGCTCGGATCGGTCACCGACGCGGCGAGCGCGGTCGCGCCGATCGGCCCGATACCAGGGATCGTCGCCAGGCGCCGGGCCCTGTCGTCGCTCCGCTGCAGAGCGGCGAGACGCAGATCGAGCTTGCGCAACTGGGCGTGAAGCTGAAGCAGTTGCCCTGCCATGATGGCGACGACGTTCGTCGCCTCGGTTGGCAGATCGAGTTTGGACTCGCCGTCAACGATATCCCGCGCAATCTGCAGTGCCTTCACGATCCCGACCGGGATAGCGATCCCCAGTTCGGCGAGCACGCTTCGCATCATGTTGACCAGCTGCGTGCGTTGCTTGATCAACAGGCTGCGCACGCGATGCAGCGACAATGCCGCCTGCTGCTCGCGCGACTTGATAGGCACGAACCGCATCGTCTGACGTGTGACCGCTTCGCAGATCGCCTCGGCGTCGGCGGCATCGTTCTTACCACGCTTCACATATGGCTTTACGTAAGCCGCCGGCATCAGTCGCACCTCATGACCCAGCTTGGTCAATTCGCGCGCCCAGTGATGCGACGTCCCGCAGGCCTCGGCGCCTACCATGCACGGCGGCAACTTCTCGAAGAACGGCAGCATCTGCGATCGCCGCAGCGCTTTGCGAATTACGACCTCACCGGTCGCGCTGATACCGTGAACCTGAAAAACGTTCTTGGCCAAATCCAGGCCGATCGTGCTAATCTCCATGGCGGGTGGCTCCTTTGCTCGGGTTTGCATGACAGCAACCCATCTTGGCACTCAGATGCCGTGAGCGGGAGCCATCCACCCCATCCGCTCTTGGGGAAGATCGTGCGTTAGCAGCCATTGAACTTGAGCCACTCAGCTTCGGAAATGGCGGCGCTCCTTACTATGAGGCGGAGCGCTGTATGGCTGACCGACTAACGCCGAACTCCTTCGCAAGCGTACTTAGCGAGGCACCCTGACTTCGCCGCAGCCGGACCGCATCGCGCTGCTCCTGATTCAATGCGCCAGGACGGCCGAGCTTCTTCCCTTGTGCCTTCGCGCGCGCGAGGCCAGCCTGGGTTCGTTCGACCAGGAGATCCCGCTCGAACTCCGCGACCGAAGCGATCACCGACATCGTCATCTTCCCGGCAGCACTGGTAAGATCCACCCCACCGAGGGCTAAGCAGTGCACTCGGACCTGCAGCTCGGCTAGCTGCTCAATGGTTGCTCTCACATCCATCGCGTTGCGACCTAGGCGATCGAGCTTGGTCACGACAAGAACGTCATCCCACTCCAAGCGCTCGACTAGCTTCCGAAAGCCTTTTCGCTCCATCGCTGGGACTGAACCGGAGATGGTTTCAGAGACAATGCGACGCTCATCGATCGCAAACCCAGCCGCCTGAATTTCCATGACCTGGTTTTCTATAGTTTGGTCAGCTGTACTCACACGGCAATATGCAAAAACGCGCGTCATAGTTGCCTCATCCGTTTCGAAAGTGTGTATCGAAACAAATTAGCATGTTCGAAATTCAATGGCTAATTTACGAAGCAGAGCGAGGTGGTGTATCAAAAACGCTCGTTTCTGGCACAGCAGAACCGATCAACCATCAGTGAGATATACTTTATTATATATGGCGTTCTGCGTTGCTTATATTTTAACAACAGGGTTTTCCATGTGACAACGACGTTGGTCCTGAGCGATGTCCGAAAATTCCAGGCAAGCCAATGACGGCTTCGTGGGACGATCCGGAAAGGCAGCTTCCGTCGACGCAGAAGAGTAAGCGGACATCCTGTCCACCACCTTTGAATGATAAAATGCGATTGTTGCATGTTGGACTTTTGCCCATGACTTAGCCCGCGAATGACGCGTCGTAGAGTGCGCCTGGATGCGGACGACTGCGGAGCGTTGTGGCTGGACGTCTGATGGTCAGAAGGATAGCCTGCGGCAAGTTTAGCTCAACTTGGGGGCGGGTGTGGAAATCCTACTAATCATCTGGATTGCATTCGGAATCGCGGCTGCGATAGTGATGAGCAACAAGGGCCGAAGTGGGTGTGGCGGTTTTGCCCTTGGCTTCCTTCTCGGCCCCATAGGCCTGGTGATAGCGCTGGTGGTGCAAGCCGATCATCGCGCCATGGAGAAGTCGGAACTGGAAGACGGTAAAATGCGAAAATGTCCGCACTGTGCCGAAGTGATCAAGGCTGAGGCTAAGAAGTGTCGCTATTGCGGATCTGACGTTCCACCGCTTGCCTGACAAATGGATCATATTGACGTTGCGCAGATAGATCGGGCCGGCATCGAGGTCCGCCACAAGATTGCGATTGCGGATTGTGTAATGGCTTGGGGCGCTTTTGATGCCCACCTCCGCGCACTTTTGACCTCAATCGACGGGCGCGATCTGTCTGCGGGTGCTGCAGATTACGATAAGCTATGGACGCAAGTCGCCTGGACGAAATTGCTGCAACGTCTCCGGGATAAGGGCGCTCCAGCGGAGAGTTTGGCAAAGGTAAGGGCACACAAAAAGGCATACTCACGCCATGTCGAGGCGCGGAACATAATGGCTCATTCGGGTTGCGTTGGCGTTTGGGCCCGTGATCGAGATTATCTAGTCTTTGCCCCATTCGAAGCACATAAGCCGGGGCAAATGGCCATTGTGTGCCAACCGGTGTCAGTCATTGAACAATCGACAGCCTGGGCGACAGCATTCAGTGAAATGGCACACAGCATCATGACGCGGCTGGGCTACTAATACGGCTTATAGAGGAGCGATTGTTCGCATGAGTCCCAACAGTGGTCCTAGCCTCTCAGTAGCGGATTTGAACTCCGATCCCGAGGAAAATCGTGCGCTCGCAGCCTTCATGAGCGACCTCTACCGAGAGACCATGCTCAAAACGATGGATGTCGGCGCCTCTCTTGCCAAGTGGGTGCTCACTTCCCTGCTCGCGATAAACGGAGGCGCCGCTATCGCAACCTGGGGGCTCCAAATGAGCCCTGGCTCAAAGGTCGCTTCTTGCGCGGTATTCGTGGTCGGAGTGCTTCTCGCACTGCTTTCCGCCCATTTGAGCGTGAAGTCTCTTCCCGAGCGTATGGTACCGATCGGTCAGGCAATAGGCTATTGGATCTCAGTAAAATACGATGGCGAGAGAGTCGCCGATTTGGAAACGCACGAAATAAACATTGGCTCGGTAAACAAAGCTGCAAGCCGCGGTCCTGAGGCGGTGAGCTGGCTGTCTGCATTGGCATTTGTAATTGGAGTCGCCTTGGCAGGCTGGGGCGCGCTGCCTCACAACGCCTCGACTATCATCGAGGGCAGCAAAACCGGCACGCCTCTTAGAGTTGCAAGCCCTCCTATTGAACCAGCAGCAATCAGGCCGCCATCGCAATAACGATCCGGCTCGCATGCAGCCTAGAACTTGCGCTGCACCGTCGCCGGGTCATACCGCTCGCAAGTGCCAGAAAAGGCCCCCAGCACTCCGTTGATGGTCACCACCCCTGAAAGCCGATTAAGCCTGAACTTGGGCTTGTAGTTCGCATGAAGCCTGATCTGACCTGAAATCTCGTTTTCCGATTGTGTGACCTTCGTCAGGGTGAAAGATCCGTCCTGATTGGCCTCTTTGTAGGGGGACTGCAGGCGATCAGGCAGGCGAGCCGTGCCAGTGCTGTCCGGCTTAATGGCAAAGCTAACCGTGTCTTGGGTGCCGACGCGTTCAGTTTTTGCGTTTCCGCCAATGAAGTCGAGGGTGGTGCCTACACGCTCATCTTTGAGGGCCGTCCCAGTGCAGATCAAGTTGATCGGTGATGTTGCAGCTTCTGCGGCAATCAAGGCAACGAAAATGGAAAACGACATTTGCTCTCCCTTCGGCGGATAGATGAAGGCAGCCCTGGCAGGAGTCAAATTTGCTCGAAAACTTCGTGGCCAGGCGCACAAGCTTGCGCGCATGGAAAGGTGGGGCCGCGTTAGTTCCTGTTCCATTAGCGGCCCGCTTGCCGACTTCCAAGCTGATGAGCGTAGGGCAGTTATGAATGGGGTGATCTCTGGCGCGGAATGGCCGCTATGTCAGCGTAAAAGAGAGCTCGCTAGGCTTCTCGGACCAGATCGGTCAGCGCGACAAAAGAGGGAAGCCTGCCTACTTCGTTAACGTGCTCTGAGAACCGCTTGTCAGGCGCCCGGGATCAGCTAGCATCTCTACCTCTCGGAGAAGCAAGGCAGGGGCGGCTCGGGATATGTCTGACCCGAATGATCACGCGGCAAGCGACAAGCCCAACGTTCGCGTATTTCTGAGCTATTCCCGCGATGATCGTAACCGCGCCATGAAGATAATTGGCGCCCTTGAGGGGGCTGGGTTCGAAGTTTGGTGGGACGGACTACTGACTGGTGGCGAGACTTTTCTTCAAACCACCGAACAGATGCTGGAAATCTCCGATGCGGTTGTTGTGCTGTGGACGGCAACCTCGGTCACTTCTCATTGGGTGAGGGACGAGGCAACTCGCGGCCGTGAACGTAATTGCCTAGTTCCGGTCAGCCTCGATGGCAGTACGCCGCCGCTGGGCTTCCGGCAAATTCACTATGTCGACTTCTCCAAATGGAAGGGCCAAGCCGGAGGGTCGGAAATTGCCGAGCTTGTACGCGCAATACGTCAGGTAAACGCGTCAGGGACCCAATTTAGTGGTCCACTGGCCGGCCAGTCTGCCGCAAATCTGAAAGTCGCAAAGCGGATATCGCGCCGCTCACTCGTGATTGGAGGCAGCGCAGTCCTCGCGGCTGGCGGTACAATAGCCGGTTGGAAAGTTGGGCTCTTCGGTGCCGATGGGAATGTGAACTCAATCGCGGTAATGCCGTTTCGCAACCTAAGTGCAGACCCTGGCAAGAGTTATCTGTCTGACGGTCTAGCTGAAGAATTGCGCGCCATGCTCAGCGTCAACCGGCAGATCGAGGTTTCCGCGCAGTCGTCTTCGAACAGCGTCCGGGAGGAAAATTTGGCCGTGTCCGCGATCGCCAGTAAGCTCGGCGTCGCATACGTTCTTGAGGGATCAGTCCAGGTAGCTGGAGAACAGATGCGGGTTGTTGCGCGGCTAATTGGCGGCAATGACGGGTTCCAGAAGTGGTCGCAAGTATTTGATCGCAAGCTGAACGATGTCTTGGCGTTGCAAAGCGAGATCGCAACCGCCGTGACTGACGCGCTCGTCTCAACCATCCTTGGTGCGCAAAAGACCAAAAGCGAACGCATCGGTGGGACCAAGAATGCAAAAGCCTTCGATGCCTATCTGAGGGGGTCTGCACTTTTTGCGTTGGCTCAGGACGAGAAAACGGACCGACAATCGCTTGCGGACTTTGAAGAGGCCATAAAGCTTGATCCCGACTACGCGCTTGCGCGAGCTGCGCGGGCCCGTGGACTTTTGGTGGTCGGTGGCAGCTATGCCAGTGGGGCTGATATGCCGCTACTTTTCGCGGAAGCAGAAGTCGAAGCCCGAAAGTCCGTCGAACTCGCGCCAGATATGCTTGAAGGCCAAGCAGTGCTTGGCCAGTATCTTTACAGCAAACTTGATCTTACAGCCGCACGCGAACCGATGGAGCGCAGCAAAGAACTCGGCTTCGGTCATGCAGGCATTCTCAACCATTATGCAGTCTTTGCCGCATACTTAACCGAATTCGACAAGGCCCGCGATGCGCTGGTTCGCGCGAAGCGGCTTGACCCGCTCAATGCCAATGTTTGGCGGACGGCTTGCATAGTCGAGTTTCAAGCGCGCAACTTCTCTCAGGCGGAAGCAGAAGCACGCAACGCTCTGTCAATGAACAGCAAAATCAATGTGGCCAATCGCGTGCTTGGTGACATTGCTTTGGTGCGTAAAGATTATCATGCGGCGAAAGCATTTTTCGAGGCTGAGCCAAGCACTCTCTCGCGCCTGCGCGGCTTGGCCATAGCTGAGTTCAAGCTTGGCAATCCCATTGAAGCCCAGCAGAAATTGGACCAGCTCGTTACGAACTTCGGCACCAACAGTTCCTACCAGCAAGCGCAAGTCTTGACGCAATGGGGCGATACGGTCCGAGCGCTTGAAATGCTTGAACAAGCATATGAGATTCGCGACTCCGGCCTGCTGTTTCTGGGTGGTGATGTAATGGTCGATCCAGTCCGCAAGGAGCCACGTTTTGCTGCGATCATCGCAAAAATCGGGCTTGCCGCGAATAAAATTTAGTCTGATGCGAGGCTGCAATTATGAGCACTTCTGCCCCCGCATGCTCAAGCCGACTCCCGCTCAATGAATGACAGGATTCGAACTATAATCGGCGTGTACCAAATGTCGGCTAAGTTCGCGGCAGCAGACCTTCAAAGCGATGCCTGAAACCCAATCGGGCCGAATACGCCAGCACCGTTTCCAGGCTCGGTAAGCGAATGCAACCGACTGGTTGCTGCAATTCAGCACCTATGATCCCGCCAGTAGCGGTCCCAGCGAAGTGCGGTTCCGGACTGCACCATCGCGCAGGACAGGTCGCCAACGGTTGGTGATGTGCACCAGGCAGCAGTGCGGCTGCCCCCTGCGCCGCCGACGGACTGGCAGGTGAGCGTGGGACCATTGACCAAGACATGTCCCTCAACACTGGTGCCAGTCTGGCGTCCCACAAGCCTCACAAGAGTGTCGCGTGCCTCGATCGCACTCGCATCGGGACAAGGTTGATTGGCACTGCAGGTGCCATTCATTTCCTTGGCGGCGATCCCGGACAAGCGCACGTGAGGACCTTCGGCGCACCAGACCGGGCCGTCACCGTCCCACACCCGGATCGGCGTGCATTCAAAGGATTGGCCAGCTGGCACGATCGCCGCGGCCCAGAATATCAAACTGATCATCGGCCTCGGTATGGCTCACAGCCAACGCCGTCGCCATCCCGATCGAGATGTGGTCCGTAACCTGGCTGGCCGCGATAGACAGGAGCAGCACCAGCTGCACGCGCTTCAGCGCAGTTTCTGAATGCACCAACCGGGCTAATCCCGAAAAGCGACTGGCGTTCCTGACGCTGAGGAGCTGGCGCACCGCCACCATGGCAATGGTAGTCGCCGGTCTTGCGATTGTTGTGGCAGCCCTCCCGGTTGAGTCCACCCGGGTGAGCGGCTGCAACTGCGCCTTGCAACAGAAGGAGGCTGCTCAGCAGGACCTTTGCGTGCACCATGCCATTAGTCTGCGTTGGAGTTGTTAAAGAGTCGATACGTTTTCAACCAAGCATCCGAGTGCGCCAGTTTCTTGCTTTCCTACACATAACCAATCTGGTTATTTATAAGGAATTGTAGGAG comes from Novosphingobium ginsenosidimutans and encodes:
- a CDS encoding excalibur calcium-binding domain-containing protein, producing MVHAKVLLSSLLLLQGAVAAAHPGGLNREGCHNNRKTGDYHCHGGGAPAPQRQERQSLFGISPVGAFRNCAEARAAGAAPVYRGQPGYGPHLDRDGDGVGCEPYRGR
- a CDS encoding zinc ribbon domain-containing protein, which gives rise to MRKCPHCAEVIKAEAKKCRYCGSDVPPLA
- a CDS encoding IS110 family transposase — translated: MEISTIGLDLAKNVFQVHGISATGEVVIRKALRRSQMLPFFEKLPPCMVGAEACGTSHHWARELTKLGHEVRLMPAAYVKPYVKRGKNDAADAEAICEAVTRQTMRFVPIKSREQQAALSLHRVRSLLIKQRTQLVNMMRSVLAELGIAIPVGIVKALQIARDIVDGESKLDLPTEATNVVAIMAGQLLQLHAQLRKLDLRLAALQRSDDRARRLATIPGIGPIGATALAASVTDPSQFSSGRQFAAWLGLTPRQSSSGGKERLGRITKMGDRYLRQLLVVGATALVRYAKEKPSTVDPRFVALLARKPARVATVAIANKMARIAWAIMARGGVFERGHAPMLAVA
- a CDS encoding ShlB/FhaC/HecB family hemolysin secretion/activation protein, whose amino-acid sequence is MLKVAFGGTSTQWLRTAIALCRAFCCLVGLSYSVPKAMAATVQISSTELVTISGVTAYDPQSLASTAAARLRLSNRAETVEALADTIEVIYRQDGFLFAEVAVLKDTAGRKSIAVDEGVVDAVKFDGLKPDLASAVSRILAPAVRKAPVRQKTFERSLALASDLAGLQVQAHLAPEGDKSILFIEGSVRKQSGVAGVEMIPTRPGYALRGFVSQEFYGLGTPGDLTRLTGLVSRENGGGMSVAAFGTYRAPVSADGTYIELYAGNVVGRRTFSDDQTTYRLRGFTAGALIGLVTRRDLQNFSYLIVEGEYQKTRSLFGLNQAESEAFSTRLHWTHGYDYVRGGILRWGLTASAGVRPDDDKPTFTDGPRSFAHLRGEFGMVRVISRDSNSTIRFDGRAQISATTLPEVERFSMGHAPFLRSYAPAEVDGDSGVSGTIEFSRAFENLHSGRIESIAPFAFLSGGVAWLEKPRQVFNERRSWQIASTGIGADLRFGGWQMSSWIAFPFSDGPRTAAGDPAFYLSITRGW
- the aqpZ gene encoding aquaporin Z: MLRKLLAELLGTFWLVFGGCGSAVLAAGYPDLGIGFAGVSLAFGLTVMTMAYAVGHISGGHFNPAVSLGLAVARRFVWRDLLLYWFAQVLGATLAAAALYAVASGKVGWIASNFASNGYGVLSPGGYSLTAALVVEVILTAGFILVILGSTAARAPQGFAPLAIGLTLTLIHLVSIPVTNTSVNPARSTGVALFAETNALGQLWLFWIAPLLGATIGALVWRVIGSDDEVG
- a CDS encoding TIR domain-containing protein; the encoded protein is MSDPNDHAASDKPNVRVFLSYSRDDRNRAMKIIGALEGAGFEVWWDGLLTGGETFLQTTEQMLEISDAVVVLWTATSVTSHWVRDEATRGRERNCLVPVSLDGSTPPLGFRQIHYVDFSKWKGQAGGSEIAELVRAIRQVNASGTQFSGPLAGQSAANLKVAKRISRRSLVIGGSAVLAAGGTIAGWKVGLFGADGNVNSIAVMPFRNLSADPGKSYLSDGLAEELRAMLSVNRQIEVSAQSSSNSVREENLAVSAIASKLGVAYVLEGSVQVAGEQMRVVARLIGGNDGFQKWSQVFDRKLNDVLALQSEIATAVTDALVSTILGAQKTKSERIGGTKNAKAFDAYLRGSALFALAQDEKTDRQSLADFEEAIKLDPDYALARAARARGLLVVGGSYASGADMPLLFAEAEVEARKSVELAPDMLEGQAVLGQYLYSKLDLTAAREPMERSKELGFGHAGILNHYAVFAAYLTEFDKARDALVRAKRLDPLNANVWRTACIVEFQARNFSQAEAEARNALSMNSKINVANRVLGDIALVRKDYHAAKAFFEAEPSTLSRLRGLAIAEFKLGNPIEAQQKLDQLVTNFGTNSSYQQAQVLTQWGDTVRALEMLEQAYEIRDSGLLFLGGDVMVDPVRKEPRFAAIIAKIGLAANKI
- a CDS encoding recombinase family protein; this translates as MTRVFAYCRVSTADQTIENQVMEIQAAGFAIDERRIVSETISGSVPAMERKGFRKLVERLEWDDVLVVTKLDRLGRNAMDVRATIEQLAELQVRVHCLALGGVDLTSAAGKMTMSVIASVAEFERDLLVERTQAGLARAKAQGKKLGRPGALNQEQRDAVRLRRSQGASLSTLAKEFGVSRSAIQRSAS